A window of the Hordeum vulgare subsp. vulgare chromosome 5H, MorexV3_pseudomolecules_assembly, whole genome shotgun sequence genome harbors these coding sequences:
- the LOC123452611 gene encoding indole-3-acetaldehyde oxidase-like, whose translation MGSLGKDAAAAVVMAVNGVRREAAGVDPSTTLLEFLRTRTPVRGPKLGCGEGGCGACVVLISKYDPATDEVTEFSASSCLTLVGSLNHCSVTTSEGIGNTRDGYHPVQQRLAGFHASQCGFCTPGMCMSIFSALVKADKPGAASEPAPPPGFSKLTSCEAEHAVSGNLCRCTGYRPIVDACKSFAADVDLEDLGLNSFWKKGADRAGVGKLPEYSSGTVCTFPEFLKSEIKASVDQQTNNVPAAIAGEDGWYHPRSIQELHTLFDSNWFDGNSVKIVASNTGAGVYKDQDLYEKYIDIKGIPELSVINRSSKGVEIGAAVSISKAIEVFSDGTPVFRKISSHLSKVASPFVRNTATVGGNLLMAQRLQFPSDIATVLLAAGSTVTIQTASKMLCLTLEEFLEQPPCDAKTILLSIFVPDWGSDNVIFETSRAAPRPFGNAVSYVNSAFLAKTSGHAASGELIIDEICLAFGAYGVDHATRARKVEEFLKGKSVSASVILEAVRLLKDVISPSEGTTYPEYRVSLAVSFLFSFLSSLATDLNGPAKAIIPNGLSTNRTMNGNGASSLEKQCKVASDDLPIRSRQELVFTEEYKPVGKPTTKAGAELQASGEAVYVDDIPAPKDCLYGAFIYSTHPHAHIKGVNFKSSVASKKVITVISAKDIPAGGKNIGSSFPGLGDEALFGDPVSEFAGQNVGVVIAETQKYAYMAAKQAVIEYSTEDLEPPILTIEDAIQHDSYFHPPPFLAPKPVGDFEQGMSEADHKILSGEVKLESQYYFYMETQTALAVPDEDNCITVYASTQLPEVTQNVVADCLGIPYHNVRIITRRVGGGFGGKAMKGCHVACACAVAAFKLRRPVRMYLDRKTDMIMAGGRHPMKVKYSVGFKSDGTLTALHLGLGINAGISPDVSPALPSAIVGALKKYNWGALAFDIKVCKTNVSSKSAMRGPGDVQGCFIAEAIIEHVASALAADTNTVRRKNLHCFESLTKFYGDAAGEASTYSLVEIFDKLASSPEYQSRAAAVERFNGGSRWKKRGISCVPITYEVRLRPTPGKVSILNDGSIAVEVGGVEIGQGLYTKVKQMTAYGLAELCCDADELLDKVRVIQADTLSMIQGGLTGGSTTSETSCEAVRLSCATLVERLKPIKESIESKSGAAAPWSALITQATMASVNLSAQAYWTPDPAFVKYINYGAAVSEVEIDVLTGATTILRSDLVYDCGQSLNPAVDLGQVEGAFVQGVGFFTNEEYTTNADGLVVNDGTWTYKIPTVDTIPKQLNVELIASAHDKKRVLSSKASGEPPLLMAASVHCAMREAIRAARKEFSASSPLTFQMDVPATMADVKELCGLDVIERHLQSLSSAAAGPNTAVTAVKA comes from the exons atggGGTCGTTGGGGAAggatgcggcggcggcggtggtgatgGCGGTGAACGGCGTGcggcgggaggcggccggcgtCGACCCGTCGACGACGCTGCTGGAGTTCCTCCGCACCCGGACGCCCGTCAGGGGGCCCAAGCTCGGCTGCGGCGAAG GTGGGTGCGGCGCATGCGTGGTGCTCATCTCCAAATACGACCCGGCCACCGACGAGGTGACCGAGTTCTCTGCGAGCTCCTGCCTGACGCTCGTCGGCAGCCTCAACCACTGCTCGGTCACCACCAGCGAGGGCATCGGCAACACCCGCGATGGCTACCACCCCGTCCAGCAGCGCCTCGCCGGCTTCCACGCCTCGCAGTGCGGCTTCTGCACCCCCGGCATGTGCATGTCCATCTTTTCTGCGCTTGTCAAGGCCGACAAGCCCGGCGCCGCCAGCGAGCCAGCGCCGCCGCCGGGCTTCTCCAAGCTCACGTCGTGCGAGGCGGAGCATGCAGTCTCCGGCAACCTCTGCCGCTGCACCGGCTACCGGCCCATCGTCGATGCCTGCAAGAGCTTCGCAGCCGACGTCGACCTTGAGGACCTCGGCCTCAACTCCTTCTGGAAGAAAGGCGCCGACCGTGCGGGGGTTGGCAAGCTTCCGGAATACTCCAGTGGCACCGTTTGCACCTTCCCGGAGTTCCTTAAATCCGAGATCAAGGCCTCCGTTGATCAACAGACGAACAATGTGCCGGCGGCAATCGCCGGCGAAGACGGCTGGTACCATCCCAGAAGCATCCAGGAGTTGCATACCCTCTTCGACTCCAACTGGTTCGACGGAAATTCAGTCAAGATCGTGGCGTCAAACACGGGCGCCGGAGTGTACAAGGATCAAGACCTGTATGAAAAGTACATCGACATCAAAGGGATCCCGGAGCTTTCTGTCATCAACAGAAGCAGCAAGGGGGTGGAGATCGGGGCAGCCGTGTCCATCTCCAAAGCCATCGAGGTCTTCTCCGATGGCACTCCAGTATTCAGAAAGATCTCCAGTCACCTGAGCAAGGTGGCCTCGCCGTTCGTCCGAAACACAGCGACCGTCGGCGGGAACTTGCTCATGGCACAAAGGCTGCAGTTCCCGTCGGACATAGCCACCGTTCTTCTCGCCGccggctccaccgtcaccatccAGACGGCTTCCAAAATGCTGTGCCTGACACTGGAGGAGTTCTTGGAGCAGCCTCCCTGTGACGCCAAGACCATACTGCTCAGCATATTTGTCCCGGATTGGGGTTCAGACAATGTCATCTTCGAGACCTCTCGTGCAGCTCCCAGACCATTCGGCAATGCTGTGTCCTATGTGAATTCTGCATTCCTGGCAAAGACTTCAGGGCATGCAGCATCAGGGGAGCTCATCATCGACGAAATCTGCCTAGCGTTTGGCGCTTACGGTGTCGATCATGCGACACGGGCTCGGAAGGTAGAGGAATTCTTGAAGGGGAAATCAGTGAGTGCATCTGTGATACTTGAAGCAGTTCGGTTGCTAAAAGATGTTATCTCGCCGTCAGAAGGCACCACATACCCTGAGTACAGAGTCAGCCTCGCTGTCAGTTTCTTGTTCAGTTTCCTGTCTTCACTTGCTACCGACTTGAATGGACCGGCAAAGGCTATTATTCCCAATGGTTTATCTACTAATAGAACCATGAACGGTAATGGCGCGTCATCACTGGAAAAGCAATGTAAGGTTGCCAGCGATGATTTGCCGATCCGTTCAAGGCAGGAACTGGTTTTCACCGAAGAATATAAACCTGTCGGCAAGCCAACCACGAAAGCCGGGGCCGAGCTCCAAGCTTCTG GGGAGGctgtgtatgttgatgacatccctGCTCCCAAGGATTGCCTCTATGGAGCATTTATCTACAGCACACACCCTCATGCCCATATAAAAGGTGTCAACTTCAAATCATCTGTGGCTTCAAAAAAGGTCATCACCGTTATCTCCGCAAAGGACATTCCTGCCGGTGGAAAGAATATTGGATCCAGCTTCCCGGGGCTAGGAGATGAAGCCCTTTTCGGTGATCCGGTTTCTGAATTTGCTGGTCAAAATGTTGGCGTTGTG ATTGCTGAGACACAGAAGTACGCCTATATGGCAGCGAAGCAAGCCGTCATCGAATATAGCACCGAGGATCTCGAGCCGCCAATTCTGACAATAGAGGATGCCATCCAACATGACAGCTACTTCCATCCTCCCCCGTTTTTGGCTCCTAAGCCAGTTGGGGATTTCGAGCAAGGGATGTCTGAAGCTGATCACAAGATTTTATCCGGAGAG GTGAAACTTGAATCACAGTACTACTTCTACATGGAGACTCAGACTGCCTTGGCCGTCCCCGACGAAGATAACTGTATCACCGTCTATGCCTCGACGCAGCTACCTGAGGTCACGCAGAATGTTGTCGCAGACTGCCTCGGCATTCCATACCACAATGTTCGCATCATCACAAGAAGAGTTGGCGGCGGCTTCGGTGGGAAGGCAATGAAAGGATGCCAT GTGGCATGTGCGTGTGCAGTTGCAGCGTTCAAGCTGCGGCGCCCTGTCCGGATGTACCTCGACCGCAAGACGGACATGATCATGGCGGGAGGGCGGCACCCGATGAAGGTGAAGTACTCCGTGGGGTTCAAGTCGGACGGCACACTCACggcgctgcacctcggcctcgggaTCAACGCTGGGATTTCACCGGATGTGAGCCCGGCGCTCCCGTCGGCCATCGTCGGTGCTCTGAAGAAGTACAACTGGGGCGCCCTGGCCTTCGACATCAAGGTGTGCAAGACGAACGTCTCGTCCAAGTCAGCCATGCGCGGCCCCGGGGATGTTCAGGGCTGTTTCATCGCGGAGGCCATCATCGAGCACGTCGCGTCGGCGCTCGCGGCCGACACCAACACCGTCCGGAGGAAGAACCTCCATTGTTTCGAGAGCCTCACAAAGTTCTACGGAGACGCCGCCGGCGAGGCCTCGACGTACAGCCTTGTTGAGATCTTTGACAAGCTGGCCTCGTCACCGGAGTATCAGAGCAGGGCGGCCGCGGTGGAGCGATTCAACGGCGGGAGCAGGTGGAAGAAGCGGGGCATCTCGTGCGTGCCGATCACGTATGAGGTGAGGCTCCGGCCGACGCCCGGGAAGGTGTCCATCCTGAACGACGGGTCCATCGCCGTCGAGGTGGGCGGCGTGGAGATCGGGCAGGGGTTATATACCAAGGTGAAGCAGATGACGGCGTACGGGCTGGCTGAGCTCTGCTGCGACGCCGACGAGCTCCTCGACAAGGTGCGTGTCATCCAGGCCGACACCCTGAGCATGATccagggcggcctcaccggcgggAGCACCACCTCCGAGACCAGCTGCGAGGCTGTCCGGCTGTCGTGTGCCACGCTCGTGGAGCGGCTCAAGCCCATCAAGGAGAGCATCGAGTCCAAGTCCGGCGCGGCGGCACCATGGAGCGCCTTGATTACCCAGGCGACCATGGCGAGCGTGAACCTGTCGGCGCAGGCGTACTGGACGCCTGACCCAGCCTTCGTGAAGTACATCAACTATGGGGCCGCCGTCAGCGAG GTGGAAATAGACGTGCTGACCGGAGCGACGACGATCCTGCGGAGCGACCTGGTGTACGACTGCGGGCAGAGCCTGAACCCGGCGGTGGACCTCGGCCAG GTGGAGGGCGCATTCGTGCAAGGGGTTGGGTTCTTCACGAACGAGGAGTACACGACGAACGCCGACGGGCTGGTGGTGAACGACGGCACCTGGACGTACAAGATCCCCACGGTGGACACCATCCCCAAGCAGCTAAACGTGGAGCTCATAGCCAGCGCGCACGACAAGAAAAGGGTgctctcctccaaggcgtccggcGAGCCGCCGCTGCTGATGGCGGCGTCGGTGCACTGCGCGATGCGGGAGGCTATCAGGGCGGCCAGGAAGGAATTCTCCGCCAGCTCGCCGCTGACGTTCCAGATGGACGTGCCGGCCACCATGGCCGACGTCAAGGAGCTCTGCGGCCTCGACGTCATCGAGAGGCACCTCCAGAGCCTCTCCTCTGCCGCCGCCGGTCCCAACACCGCCGTCACCGCCGTCAAGGCATGA